Proteins encoded together in one Microplitis mediator isolate UGA2020A chromosome 7, iyMicMedi2.1, whole genome shotgun sequence window:
- the LOC130671876 gene encoding PH and SEC7 domain-containing protein isoform X5, with translation MAEELLVTLSRSDTAGFGFSLLGTAGLPHVIYDIVENSPAADCGKVEAGDVILRVNDVDVNRFSTKEVLKCLRLSSDPVTLKLRRDPAIKAHVKRLLSPGQGICEAELSTNSCPSRVVGVDKNSHNNTTTNSLATKTLGNFESVNQYAKRSNGSYSDASGSSEFEALLPSADSFKEEERAQWEPLSGEKFTKQKNTPRFEAYMMTGDLMLNLSRTQQSSGLLPKYQKKVDSLRYNNHYIHRHHHHNHHHNNHHHHHHHNSVPTSPNEMMGHNRNYNKNNTTSNAVSGGGGGGGGGGINSGGSNSANTSPVGLIKRDVAGTHHQHSHCMQDSKSAISSFGYSSGFVRTSRSEDHLQFQKDPSMSAVDIDIDDDVTSSLNTLLDTRPDSGQGVSSERIVWTYNAPVSSPSASERTSCCQNGSSSQSSSSSTGSNSSSTEDTSPQRSLSPASPTSVSSSVMSSNSGSRRFPLPGSNSCTNTVNPNCIGGSSNNAGTLTPGTQQHLINSLPMMMMTDSNNVNNCSNIAGSGSGGAGAGGGGSSGGGGGYHPTNGDLSQSEAISNMSSPDYNDEETMDILSARDIMMVSDPSDSDSTILASEPPQRRIKTGYNQDTSDHRIVIQVKGPDKDNSNNRNSNNNNTAGSPRQNRRRSSGGNDQRPLSSVSSTNAEFCGYQELKDNDDDREAVNYLYEEQKQSGQSPPQSADEESDIESLHSFHYSPKAVDLPSAVRLAKRLYSLDGFKKSDVSRHLSKNNDFSRAVAEEYLRYFNFEGDTLDVALRKFLAQFSLTGETQERERVLVHFSKRYIDCNPGSFNSQDAVHTLTCAIMLLNTDLHGQNMGRKMSCSQFIENLSELNDGDNFPREVLKQLYTAIKSYPLEWALDDDGDELASQVIQSGDGPATSASGNPFLDVPNVSGATEFKKGYVMRKCCYDANGKKTPFGKRGWKMYYCTLRELVLYLHKDEHGFRNDSLHNAVRIHHALATKASDYTKKQHVFRLQTADQAEYLFQTSDSKELQSWIDTINFVCASFSCQPLAGAVGSQRKFQRPLLPCSHTKLTPREQLRDHEERVSRLEAELEEHRRHPPERGAKALTVQNYKEKDAYLHYELKRYKTYSYLLRSRLAFTEVEPSLVESSIGEVDEGVGGALLNPELGVVPPPVPDRPPTNRYSYRAAIYNRNLLNGQDYGGDIG, from the exons gtCGAGGCAGGAGATGTCATTCTCAGGGTAAACGATGTTGATGTTAACCGATTCAGTACCAAAGAAG TGCTCAAATGTCTTCGACTCTCCTCCGATCCCGTTACCCTGAAACTTCGAAGGG ATCCGGCAATAAAAGCGCACGTGAAGCGACTGCTGTCACCGGGACAGGGAATTTGCGAGGCCGAGCTGTCAACAAACAGTTGCCCGTCCCGAGTTGTGGGTGTCGATAAAAATTCCCATAATAACACAACGACAAATTCATTAGCTACCAAGACATTGGGCAACT TTGAAAGTGTTAATCAGTATGCTAAAAGAAGTAATGGATCGTACAGTGACGCCTCGGGCTCATCAGAGTTTGAGGCACTTCTTCCATCAGCCGACAGCTTCAAAGAGGAGGAACGAGCCCAGTGGGAGCCTTTGTCTGgtgaaaaatttactaaacaaaaaaatacaccaag gtTCGAAGCCTACATGATGACAGGCGAtttgatgttaaatttatCACGCACACAACAGAGCTCAGGACTACTGCCAAAGTATCAGAAAAAAGTTGATTCACTGAGGTACAACAATCACTACATCCATCGGCATCATCACCACAATCATCATCACAACaatcatcatcaccatcaccaTCACAACTCCGTACCAACGAGTCCCAACGAGATGATGGGCCACAACCGTAACTACAACAAGAACAACACAACATCCAATGCCGTCAGTGGAggcggtggtggtggtggtggcggCGGCATCAACAGCGGCGGTTCTAATTCTGCAAACACATCCCCAGTTGGTTTAATAAAGCGCGACGTAGCTGGTACACATCACCAGCACTCGCACTGCATGCAAGACTCAAAGTCAGCGATATCAAGTTTCGGTTACTCCAGCGGATTCGTCAGAACGTCGCGTTCCGAGGATCACTTACAGTTTCAAAAGGACCCGTCGATGAGCGCAGTTGATATCGATATCGACGACGACGTAACGTCTAGTTTAAATACTTTGTTAGACACAAGACCAGACAGTGGTCAAGGTGTATCGAGTGAACGAATAGTGTGGACTTACAATGCACCAGTAAGTTCACCCTCGGCATCTGAGCGGACCTCGTGCTGTCAAAATGGCAGCAGTTCTCAGTCATCGTCGTCATCAACAGGAAGTAATTCATCGTCAACAGAAGATACAAGTCCCCAACGTTCTTTATCACCTGCATCACCAACATCAGTATCATCATCTGTCATGTCTTCTAATTCTGGATCACGCAGGTTTCCATTACCCGGTAGTAATTCTTGTACGAATACCGTAAATCCAAATTGTATTGGCGGCTCTAGTAATAATGCCGGTACATTAACACCGGGAACACAACAGCACTTGATAAATAGTTTGccaatgatgatgatgactgATTCAAATAATGTCAATAATTGTTCAAACATTGCCGGCAGCGGCAGTGGAGGTGCTGGTGCTGGTGGTGGTGGAAGTAGTGGTGGTGGGGGTGGATATCATCCGACAAATGGTGATCTAAGTCAATCGGAAGCTATCAGTAATATGTCAAGTCCAGATTACAATGATGAAGAGACAATGGATATACTCAGTGCACGTGATATTATGATGGTTAGTGATCCAAGTGATAGTGATTCAACAATTCTTGCTAGTGAACCGCCACAGAGGCGAATTAAAACTGGTTATAATCAAGACACGAGTGATCATCGTATTGTTATACAAGTTAaaggtcctgataaggataattctaataatagaaatagtaataataataatacagcCGGAAGTCCGAGGCAAAATCGACGAAGAAGCTCAGGTGGTAACGACCAACGGCCGCTTTCCAGCGTGAGTTCAACCAACGCTGAATTCTGTGGTTACCAG GAATTAAAAGACAATGACGACGACAGAGAAGCTGTCAATTATTTGTACGAGGAACAAAAACAAAGTGGACAATCGCCACCGCAGTCAGCGGATGAAGAAAGTGATATTGAGAGCCTCCATAGCTTTCATTACAGCCCTAAGGCTGTTGATTTACCCTCGGCTGTTAGACTTGCCAAGAGACTGTATTCGCTTGATGGGTTCAAGAAGTCTGATGTTTCAAGGCATCTTAgcaaaaa CAACGACTTTTCTCGAGCTGTTGCCGAAGAATATTTGAGGTACTTTAATTTTGAAGGAGACACGCTGGACGTGGCGCTAAGAAAGTTTCTCGCTCAATTCTCGTTAACGGGTGAGACTCAGGAGAGAGAACGAGTACTTGTACATTTTTCAAAGAGATATATTGACTGTAATCCTGGCTCTTTTAATTCCCAAG atgctGTTCATACTTTAACATGTGCGATAATGCTGCTCAATACAGATTTACATGGTCAAAATATGGGTAGAAAAATGTCGTGTTCACAATTTATAGAGAATCTCTCCGAGCTAAATGACGGCGATAACTTTCCCCGAGAGGTGCTTAAACAACTTTACACAGCGATTAAATCTTATCCACTTGAATGGGCTCT ggATGACGATGGTGATGAATTAGCATCCCAAGTAATCCAATCAGGTGACGGACCTGCTACATCAGCTTCTGGTAATCCATTCCTTGATGTGCCAAACGTTTCTGGTGCAACGGAATTCAAAAAAGGATACGTTATGCGCAAATGCTGTTACGAtgctaatggaaaaaaaa cTCCATTTGGTAAACGAGGATGGAAAATGTATTACTGTACCTTACGAGAACTCGTACTTTATTTACACAAAGACGAGCACGGTTTCCGTAACGACAGCTTGCATAACGCAGTACGAATTCATCATGCACTTGCAACTAAAGCCTCGGATTATACGAAGAAGCAACATGTTTTCAGGCTCCAGACTGCCGACCAGGCGGAATATCTCTTCCAAACTAG CGATTCAAAGGAGCTTCAATCGTGGATAGACACAATAAATTTTGTGTGCGCGAGTTTTTCATGTCAACCTCTTGCCGGAGCGGTAGGTTCTCAACGAAAGTTTCAGCGGCCTTTGCTTCCCTGCAGTCACACCAAATTGACGCCT CGAGAACAATTAAGGGACCATGAAGAAAGAGTTAGTAGACTAGAAGCAGAGCTAGAGGAACATCGGCGACATCCTCCTGAACGGGGAGCTAAAGCTCTTACTgtacaaaattataaagaaaaagacGCTTATCTTCATTATGAg tTAAAAAGATACAAAACATATTCGTATTTATTACGATCGCGACTGGCGTTCACAGAAGTGGAGCCTTCATTAGTAGAAAGCAGCATCGGTGAAGTCGACGAAGGTGTAGGTGGTGCATTACTGAACCCAGAACTCGGTGTGGTACCACCACCTGTTCCAGATCGTCCACCAACAAATAGGTATAGTTACAGAGCCGCCATTTACAATCGTAATCTGCTGAATGGTCAGGACTACGGCGGTGATATCGGTTGA
- the LOC130671876 gene encoding PH and SEC7 domain-containing protein isoform X2, which yields MAEELLVTLSRSDTAGFGFSLLGTAGLPHVIYDIVENSPAADCGKVEAGDVILRVNDVDVNRFSTKEVLKCLRLSSDPVTLKLRRDPAIKAHVKRLLSPGQGICEAELSTNSCPSRVVGVDKNSHNNTTTNSLATKTLGNCEDKNNIKSVNCIFDNNSSDNSLPSVESVNQYAKRSNGSYSDASGSSEFEALLPSADSFKEEERAQWEPLSGEKFTKQKNTPRFEAYMMTGDLMLNLSRTQQSSGLLPKYQKKVDSLRYNNHYIHRHHHHNHHHNNHHHHHHHNSVPTSPNEMMGHNRNYNKNNTTSNAVSGGGGGGGGGGINSGGSNSANTSPVGLIKRDVAGTHHQHSHCMQDSKSAISSFGYSSGFVRTSRSEDHLQFQKDPSMSAVDIDIDDDVTSSLNTLLDTRPDSGQGVSSERIVWTYNAPVSSPSASERTSCCQNGSSSQSSSSSTGSNSSSTEDTSPQRSLSPASPTSVSSSVMSSNSGSRRFPLPGSNSCTNTVNPNCIGGSSNNAGTLTPGTQQHLINSLPMMMMTDSNNVNNCSNIAGSGSGGAGAGGGGSSGGGGGYHPTNGDLSQSEAISNMSSPDYNDEETMDILSARDIMMVSDPSDSDSTILASEPPQRRIKTGYNQDTSDHRIVIQVKGPDKDNSNNRNSNNNNTAGSPRQNRRRSSGGNDQRPLSSELKDNDDDREAVNYLYEEQKQSGQSPPQSADEESDIESLHSFHYSPKAVDLPSAVRLAKRLYSLDGFKKSDVSRHLSKNNDFSRAVAEEYLRYFNFEGDTLDVALRKFLAQFSLTGETQERERVLVHFSKRYIDCNPGSFNSQDAVHTLTCAIMLLNTDLHGQNMGRKMSCSQFIENLSELNDGDNFPREVLKQLYTAIKSYPLEWALDDDGDELASQVIQSGDGPATSASGNPFLDVPNVSGATEFKKGYVMRKCCYDANGKKTPFGKRGWKMYYCTLRELVLYLHKDEHGFRNDSLHNAVRIHHALATKASDYTKKQHVFRLQTADQAEYLFQTSDSKELQSWIDTINFVCASFSCQPLAGAVGSQRKFQRPLLPCSHTKLTPREQLRDHEERVSRLEAELEEHRRHPPERGAKALTVQNYKEKDAYLHYELKRYKTYSYLLRSRLAFTEVEPSLVESSIGEVDEGVGGALLNPELGVVPPPVPDRPPTNRYSYRAAIYNRNLLNGQDYGGDIG from the exons gtCGAGGCAGGAGATGTCATTCTCAGGGTAAACGATGTTGATGTTAACCGATTCAGTACCAAAGAAG TGCTCAAATGTCTTCGACTCTCCTCCGATCCCGTTACCCTGAAACTTCGAAGGG ATCCGGCAATAAAAGCGCACGTGAAGCGACTGCTGTCACCGGGACAGGGAATTTGCGAGGCCGAGCTGTCAACAAACAGTTGCCCGTCCCGAGTTGTGGGTGTCGATAAAAATTCCCATAATAACACAACGACAAATTCATTAGCTACCAAGACATTGGGCAACTGtgaggataaaaataatattaaatcagtaaattgtatatttgataataattcatCAGATAATTCATTACCATCAGTTGAAAGTGTTAATCAGTATGCTAAAAGAAGTAATGGATCGTACAGTGACGCCTCGGGCTCATCAGAGTTTGAGGCACTTCTTCCATCAGCCGACAGCTTCAAAGAGGAGGAACGAGCCCAGTGGGAGCCTTTGTCTGgtgaaaaatttactaaacaaaaaaatacaccaag gtTCGAAGCCTACATGATGACAGGCGAtttgatgttaaatttatCACGCACACAACAGAGCTCAGGACTACTGCCAAAGTATCAGAAAAAAGTTGATTCACTGAGGTACAACAATCACTACATCCATCGGCATCATCACCACAATCATCATCACAACaatcatcatcaccatcaccaTCACAACTCCGTACCAACGAGTCCCAACGAGATGATGGGCCACAACCGTAACTACAACAAGAACAACACAACATCCAATGCCGTCAGTGGAggcggtggtggtggtggtggcggCGGCATCAACAGCGGCGGTTCTAATTCTGCAAACACATCCCCAGTTGGTTTAATAAAGCGCGACGTAGCTGGTACACATCACCAGCACTCGCACTGCATGCAAGACTCAAAGTCAGCGATATCAAGTTTCGGTTACTCCAGCGGATTCGTCAGAACGTCGCGTTCCGAGGATCACTTACAGTTTCAAAAGGACCCGTCGATGAGCGCAGTTGATATCGATATCGACGACGACGTAACGTCTAGTTTAAATACTTTGTTAGACACAAGACCAGACAGTGGTCAAGGTGTATCGAGTGAACGAATAGTGTGGACTTACAATGCACCAGTAAGTTCACCCTCGGCATCTGAGCGGACCTCGTGCTGTCAAAATGGCAGCAGTTCTCAGTCATCGTCGTCATCAACAGGAAGTAATTCATCGTCAACAGAAGATACAAGTCCCCAACGTTCTTTATCACCTGCATCACCAACATCAGTATCATCATCTGTCATGTCTTCTAATTCTGGATCACGCAGGTTTCCATTACCCGGTAGTAATTCTTGTACGAATACCGTAAATCCAAATTGTATTGGCGGCTCTAGTAATAATGCCGGTACATTAACACCGGGAACACAACAGCACTTGATAAATAGTTTGccaatgatgatgatgactgATTCAAATAATGTCAATAATTGTTCAAACATTGCCGGCAGCGGCAGTGGAGGTGCTGGTGCTGGTGGTGGTGGAAGTAGTGGTGGTGGGGGTGGATATCATCCGACAAATGGTGATCTAAGTCAATCGGAAGCTATCAGTAATATGTCAAGTCCAGATTACAATGATGAAGAGACAATGGATATACTCAGTGCACGTGATATTATGATGGTTAGTGATCCAAGTGATAGTGATTCAACAATTCTTGCTAGTGAACCGCCACAGAGGCGAATTAAAACTGGTTATAATCAAGACACGAGTGATCATCGTATTGTTATACAAGTTAaaggtcctgataaggataattctaataatagaaatagtaataataataatacagcCGGAAGTCCGAGGCAAAATCGACGAAGAAGCTCAGGTGGTAACGACCAACGGCCGCTTTCCAGC GAATTAAAAGACAATGACGACGACAGAGAAGCTGTCAATTATTTGTACGAGGAACAAAAACAAAGTGGACAATCGCCACCGCAGTCAGCGGATGAAGAAAGTGATATTGAGAGCCTCCATAGCTTTCATTACAGCCCTAAGGCTGTTGATTTACCCTCGGCTGTTAGACTTGCCAAGAGACTGTATTCGCTTGATGGGTTCAAGAAGTCTGATGTTTCAAGGCATCTTAgcaaaaa CAACGACTTTTCTCGAGCTGTTGCCGAAGAATATTTGAGGTACTTTAATTTTGAAGGAGACACGCTGGACGTGGCGCTAAGAAAGTTTCTCGCTCAATTCTCGTTAACGGGTGAGACTCAGGAGAGAGAACGAGTACTTGTACATTTTTCAAAGAGATATATTGACTGTAATCCTGGCTCTTTTAATTCCCAAG atgctGTTCATACTTTAACATGTGCGATAATGCTGCTCAATACAGATTTACATGGTCAAAATATGGGTAGAAAAATGTCGTGTTCACAATTTATAGAGAATCTCTCCGAGCTAAATGACGGCGATAACTTTCCCCGAGAGGTGCTTAAACAACTTTACACAGCGATTAAATCTTATCCACTTGAATGGGCTCT ggATGACGATGGTGATGAATTAGCATCCCAAGTAATCCAATCAGGTGACGGACCTGCTACATCAGCTTCTGGTAATCCATTCCTTGATGTGCCAAACGTTTCTGGTGCAACGGAATTCAAAAAAGGATACGTTATGCGCAAATGCTGTTACGAtgctaatggaaaaaaaa cTCCATTTGGTAAACGAGGATGGAAAATGTATTACTGTACCTTACGAGAACTCGTACTTTATTTACACAAAGACGAGCACGGTTTCCGTAACGACAGCTTGCATAACGCAGTACGAATTCATCATGCACTTGCAACTAAAGCCTCGGATTATACGAAGAAGCAACATGTTTTCAGGCTCCAGACTGCCGACCAGGCGGAATATCTCTTCCAAACTAG CGATTCAAAGGAGCTTCAATCGTGGATAGACACAATAAATTTTGTGTGCGCGAGTTTTTCATGTCAACCTCTTGCCGGAGCGGTAGGTTCTCAACGAAAGTTTCAGCGGCCTTTGCTTCCCTGCAGTCACACCAAATTGACGCCT CGAGAACAATTAAGGGACCATGAAGAAAGAGTTAGTAGACTAGAAGCAGAGCTAGAGGAACATCGGCGACATCCTCCTGAACGGGGAGCTAAAGCTCTTACTgtacaaaattataaagaaaaagacGCTTATCTTCATTATGAg tTAAAAAGATACAAAACATATTCGTATTTATTACGATCGCGACTGGCGTTCACAGAAGTGGAGCCTTCATTAGTAGAAAGCAGCATCGGTGAAGTCGACGAAGGTGTAGGTGGTGCATTACTGAACCCAGAACTCGGTGTGGTACCACCACCTGTTCCAGATCGTCCACCAACAAATAGGTATAGTTACAGAGCCGCCATTTACAATCGTAATCTGCTGAATGGTCAGGACTACGGCGGTGATATCGGTTGA
- the LOC130671876 gene encoding PH and SEC7 domain-containing protein isoform X1, producing the protein MAEELLVTLSRSDTAGFGFSLLGTAGLPHVIYDIVENSPAADCGKVEAGDVILRVNDVDVNRFSTKEVLKCLRLSSDPVTLKLRRDPAIKAHVKRLLSPGQGICEAELSTNSCPSRVVGVDKNSHNNTTTNSLATKTLGNCEDKNNIKSVNCIFDNNSSDNSLPSVESVNQYAKRSNGSYSDASGSSEFEALLPSADSFKEEERAQWEPLSGEKFTKQKNTPRFEAYMMTGDLMLNLSRTQQSSGLLPKYQKKVDSLRYNNHYIHRHHHHNHHHNNHHHHHHHNSVPTSPNEMMGHNRNYNKNNTTSNAVSGGGGGGGGGGINSGGSNSANTSPVGLIKRDVAGTHHQHSHCMQDSKSAISSFGYSSGFVRTSRSEDHLQFQKDPSMSAVDIDIDDDVTSSLNTLLDTRPDSGQGVSSERIVWTYNAPVSSPSASERTSCCQNGSSSQSSSSSTGSNSSSTEDTSPQRSLSPASPTSVSSSVMSSNSGSRRFPLPGSNSCTNTVNPNCIGGSSNNAGTLTPGTQQHLINSLPMMMMTDSNNVNNCSNIAGSGSGGAGAGGGGSSGGGGGYHPTNGDLSQSEAISNMSSPDYNDEETMDILSARDIMMVSDPSDSDSTILASEPPQRRIKTGYNQDTSDHRIVIQVKGPDKDNSNNRNSNNNNTAGSPRQNRRRSSGGNDQRPLSSVSSTNAEFCGYQELKDNDDDREAVNYLYEEQKQSGQSPPQSADEESDIESLHSFHYSPKAVDLPSAVRLAKRLYSLDGFKKSDVSRHLSKNNDFSRAVAEEYLRYFNFEGDTLDVALRKFLAQFSLTGETQERERVLVHFSKRYIDCNPGSFNSQDAVHTLTCAIMLLNTDLHGQNMGRKMSCSQFIENLSELNDGDNFPREVLKQLYTAIKSYPLEWALDDDGDELASQVIQSGDGPATSASGNPFLDVPNVSGATEFKKGYVMRKCCYDANGKKTPFGKRGWKMYYCTLRELVLYLHKDEHGFRNDSLHNAVRIHHALATKASDYTKKQHVFRLQTADQAEYLFQTSDSKELQSWIDTINFVCASFSCQPLAGAVGSQRKFQRPLLPCSHTKLTPREQLRDHEERVSRLEAELEEHRRHPPERGAKALTVQNYKEKDAYLHYELKRYKTYSYLLRSRLAFTEVEPSLVESSIGEVDEGVGGALLNPELGVVPPPVPDRPPTNRYSYRAAIYNRNLLNGQDYGGDIG; encoded by the exons gtCGAGGCAGGAGATGTCATTCTCAGGGTAAACGATGTTGATGTTAACCGATTCAGTACCAAAGAAG TGCTCAAATGTCTTCGACTCTCCTCCGATCCCGTTACCCTGAAACTTCGAAGGG ATCCGGCAATAAAAGCGCACGTGAAGCGACTGCTGTCACCGGGACAGGGAATTTGCGAGGCCGAGCTGTCAACAAACAGTTGCCCGTCCCGAGTTGTGGGTGTCGATAAAAATTCCCATAATAACACAACGACAAATTCATTAGCTACCAAGACATTGGGCAACTGtgaggataaaaataatattaaatcagtaaattgtatatttgataataattcatCAGATAATTCATTACCATCAGTTGAAAGTGTTAATCAGTATGCTAAAAGAAGTAATGGATCGTACAGTGACGCCTCGGGCTCATCAGAGTTTGAGGCACTTCTTCCATCAGCCGACAGCTTCAAAGAGGAGGAACGAGCCCAGTGGGAGCCTTTGTCTGgtgaaaaatttactaaacaaaaaaatacaccaag gtTCGAAGCCTACATGATGACAGGCGAtttgatgttaaatttatCACGCACACAACAGAGCTCAGGACTACTGCCAAAGTATCAGAAAAAAGTTGATTCACTGAGGTACAACAATCACTACATCCATCGGCATCATCACCACAATCATCATCACAACaatcatcatcaccatcaccaTCACAACTCCGTACCAACGAGTCCCAACGAGATGATGGGCCACAACCGTAACTACAACAAGAACAACACAACATCCAATGCCGTCAGTGGAggcggtggtggtggtggtggcggCGGCATCAACAGCGGCGGTTCTAATTCTGCAAACACATCCCCAGTTGGTTTAATAAAGCGCGACGTAGCTGGTACACATCACCAGCACTCGCACTGCATGCAAGACTCAAAGTCAGCGATATCAAGTTTCGGTTACTCCAGCGGATTCGTCAGAACGTCGCGTTCCGAGGATCACTTACAGTTTCAAAAGGACCCGTCGATGAGCGCAGTTGATATCGATATCGACGACGACGTAACGTCTAGTTTAAATACTTTGTTAGACACAAGACCAGACAGTGGTCAAGGTGTATCGAGTGAACGAATAGTGTGGACTTACAATGCACCAGTAAGTTCACCCTCGGCATCTGAGCGGACCTCGTGCTGTCAAAATGGCAGCAGTTCTCAGTCATCGTCGTCATCAACAGGAAGTAATTCATCGTCAACAGAAGATACAAGTCCCCAACGTTCTTTATCACCTGCATCACCAACATCAGTATCATCATCTGTCATGTCTTCTAATTCTGGATCACGCAGGTTTCCATTACCCGGTAGTAATTCTTGTACGAATACCGTAAATCCAAATTGTATTGGCGGCTCTAGTAATAATGCCGGTACATTAACACCGGGAACACAACAGCACTTGATAAATAGTTTGccaatgatgatgatgactgATTCAAATAATGTCAATAATTGTTCAAACATTGCCGGCAGCGGCAGTGGAGGTGCTGGTGCTGGTGGTGGTGGAAGTAGTGGTGGTGGGGGTGGATATCATCCGACAAATGGTGATCTAAGTCAATCGGAAGCTATCAGTAATATGTCAAGTCCAGATTACAATGATGAAGAGACAATGGATATACTCAGTGCACGTGATATTATGATGGTTAGTGATCCAAGTGATAGTGATTCAACAATTCTTGCTAGTGAACCGCCACAGAGGCGAATTAAAACTGGTTATAATCAAGACACGAGTGATCATCGTATTGTTATACAAGTTAaaggtcctgataaggataattctaataatagaaatagtaataataataatacagcCGGAAGTCCGAGGCAAAATCGACGAAGAAGCTCAGGTGGTAACGACCAACGGCCGCTTTCCAGCGTGAGTTCAACCAACGCTGAATTCTGTGGTTACCAG GAATTAAAAGACAATGACGACGACAGAGAAGCTGTCAATTATTTGTACGAGGAACAAAAACAAAGTGGACAATCGCCACCGCAGTCAGCGGATGAAGAAAGTGATATTGAGAGCCTCCATAGCTTTCATTACAGCCCTAAGGCTGTTGATTTACCCTCGGCTGTTAGACTTGCCAAGAGACTGTATTCGCTTGATGGGTTCAAGAAGTCTGATGTTTCAAGGCATCTTAgcaaaaa CAACGACTTTTCTCGAGCTGTTGCCGAAGAATATTTGAGGTACTTTAATTTTGAAGGAGACACGCTGGACGTGGCGCTAAGAAAGTTTCTCGCTCAATTCTCGTTAACGGGTGAGACTCAGGAGAGAGAACGAGTACTTGTACATTTTTCAAAGAGATATATTGACTGTAATCCTGGCTCTTTTAATTCCCAAG atgctGTTCATACTTTAACATGTGCGATAATGCTGCTCAATACAGATTTACATGGTCAAAATATGGGTAGAAAAATGTCGTGTTCACAATTTATAGAGAATCTCTCCGAGCTAAATGACGGCGATAACTTTCCCCGAGAGGTGCTTAAACAACTTTACACAGCGATTAAATCTTATCCACTTGAATGGGCTCT ggATGACGATGGTGATGAATTAGCATCCCAAGTAATCCAATCAGGTGACGGACCTGCTACATCAGCTTCTGGTAATCCATTCCTTGATGTGCCAAACGTTTCTGGTGCAACGGAATTCAAAAAAGGATACGTTATGCGCAAATGCTGTTACGAtgctaatggaaaaaaaa cTCCATTTGGTAAACGAGGATGGAAAATGTATTACTGTACCTTACGAGAACTCGTACTTTATTTACACAAAGACGAGCACGGTTTCCGTAACGACAGCTTGCATAACGCAGTACGAATTCATCATGCACTTGCAACTAAAGCCTCGGATTATACGAAGAAGCAACATGTTTTCAGGCTCCAGACTGCCGACCAGGCGGAATATCTCTTCCAAACTAG CGATTCAAAGGAGCTTCAATCGTGGATAGACACAATAAATTTTGTGTGCGCGAGTTTTTCATGTCAACCTCTTGCCGGAGCGGTAGGTTCTCAACGAAAGTTTCAGCGGCCTTTGCTTCCCTGCAGTCACACCAAATTGACGCCT CGAGAACAATTAAGGGACCATGAAGAAAGAGTTAGTAGACTAGAAGCAGAGCTAGAGGAACATCGGCGACATCCTCCTGAACGGGGAGCTAAAGCTCTTACTgtacaaaattataaagaaaaagacGCTTATCTTCATTATGAg tTAAAAAGATACAAAACATATTCGTATTTATTACGATCGCGACTGGCGTTCACAGAAGTGGAGCCTTCATTAGTAGAAAGCAGCATCGGTGAAGTCGACGAAGGTGTAGGTGGTGCATTACTGAACCCAGAACTCGGTGTGGTACCACCACCTGTTCCAGATCGTCCACCAACAAATAGGTATAGTTACAGAGCCGCCATTTACAATCGTAATCTGCTGAATGGTCAGGACTACGGCGGTGATATCGGTTGA